One region of Penaeus vannamei isolate JL-2024 chromosome 36, ASM4276789v1, whole genome shotgun sequence genomic DNA includes:
- the LOC138859503 gene encoding chymotrypsin BI-like — translation MLMKACLLFVCVAIATGNPAAGNPWIWKSPQPLVEPLGPLPGVPRIVGGTEAAPHSWPHQVALFIDNSQFCGGSLISSEWVLTAAHCMDGRCK, via the exons ATGCTGATGAAAGCGTGTCTTCTCTTCGTCTGCGTCGCCATCGCG ACCGGAAATCCTGCTGCGGGGAATCCTTGGATATGGAAGTCTCCGCAACCTCTTGTAGAACCTCTTGGACCTCTTCCTG gAGTGCCGCGTATCGTGGGTGGCACTGAGGCCGCCCCTCACTCGTGGCCCCATCAGGTGGCACTGTTCATCGACAACAGCCAGTTCTGCGGCGGCTCCCTCATCTCCAGCGAGTGGGTGCTCACGGCCGCCCACTgcatggatgg